A region of Antedon mediterranea chromosome 8, ecAntMedi1.1, whole genome shotgun sequence DNA encodes the following proteins:
- the LOC140056821 gene encoding uncharacterized protein isoform X9 codes for MSVPFSNTKLRVPRGFQNLLEGLAREVLRNQPDNIYAFSAVYFDNLLKIREEQGIDPADVGAKHEDRYYNNKAFEKGNNIGDVSDPQQQAAATKIQSGVRMNQAQAKAEELKAEENKTEESDVTKQMSEEDAALKIQSSFRGHEARKQVKALKEQQAEGTEEKEKVKEEPEEEEVIDIDLNDPEVAKAASKIQAGFRGHKKRKELKEASSDEKQTQQAEGPKEDAEGSPTSEVKESEQTTDKSSEKQEEEIDIDLNDPEVEKAAVKIQASFKGFKLRKEKKESESTTKIAEEESTTVETEKKEEEKMDPPAVAPQEEEVDIDLNDPEVEKAATKIQASFKGFKARKEMKKKDGEDEPAKETVEDQSVQDEPVEPSQDASDKPVEEQPVAVTDETTEPSQDATEKPVEKQPEAIPDETAEPSQDATEKPVEEQPVAVTDETTEPSQDATEKPVEKQPEAIPDETAEPSQDATEKPVDEQPVADETAEPSQDATETTVDQVSEHSLQSTGQTTAGQTTAGQTTAGQTTGQTTGEDSHISQTEERQPSENKTPVASISQEDKTIEEQPTVVLSQEEKQQDENTKQEGEEKMDTDDDEDREMKEELENLKPSETSKLETAKSEEDRKIDDVTETELLQEVAETKEEIKDVTKTEEKEEIKDIAETELEQKVEDKEEVNDTTITELVPEAEVKEEVKDVAGTELVPEAEVKEEVKDTTETELVPEAEVEAKDTTETELVPQAEEKEEVKDVAETELVPEEKEEIKDATETELAPEAKEKEESIPAEKQAETSEKISNHQVTGSQENVTDDITKTDETKQETEVEEVAAENQNNETNMQQDDKSTEPSPKSSNISETSAKVDAPPPAAQETKNEEEEEIDIDLNDPKVADATVKIQAGFKGMMARKAMKKDGGTEEEAKPNDTTDAKEN; via the exons GGTAACAACATTGGAGATGTGAGTGACCCTCAGCAACAAGCAGCAGCCACTAAGATCCAGAGTGGTGTGCGAATGAACCAAGCACAGGCAAAGGCTGAAGAACTTAAAGCAGAAGAAAACAAGACCGAAGAGAGTGACGTCACTAAGCAAATGTCAGAAGAAGATGCTGCCCTCAAGATTCAGTCTTCGTTCCGAGGCCATGAGGCAAGAAAACAGGTCAAAGCTTTGAA AGAACAACAAGCAGAAGGAACTGAAGAAAAGGAAAAAGTAAAGGAAGAACCTGAGGAAGAAGAAGTAATTGACATAGACTTGAATGATCCAGAAGTTGCAAAGGCAGCATCCAAGATTCAGGCTGGATTTAGAGGCCACAAGAAAAGAAAAGAACTGAAAGAg GCATCAAGTGACGAGAAACAAACACAACAAGCAGAAGGACCTAAAGAGGACGCCGAAGGATCACCAACGAGCGAGGTAAAAGAAAGTGAGCAGACAACAGACAAATCAAGCGAGAAACAAGAAGAAGAAATTGACATAGACTTGAATGATCCAGAAGTGGAGAAAGCTGCTGTAAAAATCCAGGCATCTTTCAAG GGGTTCAAACTAAGAAAAGAGAAGAAAGAAAGTGAAAGTACCACAAAGATTGCAGAAGAGGAATCAACGACTGTTGAAAcggaaaagaaagaagaagaaaaaatg GATCCACCCGCAGTGGCACCGCAAGAAGAGGAGGTTGACATTGATCTAAATGATCCAGAGGTAGAAAAGGCTGCTACCAAAATCCAAGCATCATTCAAAGGATTTAAAGCAAGGaaagaaatgaaaaagaaaGATGGAGAAGACGAACCAGCAAAAGAG ACTGTAGAGGACCAGTCAGTACAGGATGAACCAGTAGAACCTTCGCAGGATGCATCTGATAAG CCTGTAGAAGAACAACCAGTGGCAGTTACAGATGAAACAACAGAACCTTCCCAGGATGCAACTGAAAAG CCTGTAGAAAAACAACCAGAGGCCATTCCAGATGAAACAGCAGAACCTTCCCAGGATGCAACGGAAAAG CCTGTAGAAGAACAACCAGTGGCAGTTACAGATGAAACAACAGAACCTTCCCAGGATGCAACTGAAAAG CCTGTAGAAAAACAACCAGAGGCCATTCCAGATGAAACAGCAGAACCTTCCCAGGATGCAACGGAAAAG CCTGTAGATGAACAACCAGTGGCTGATGAAACAGCAGAACCTTCCCAGGATGCAACTGAAACG ACAGTTGATCAGGTCTCGGAGCATTCACTTCAATCTACTGGTCAGACAACTGCTGGTCAGACAACTGCTGGTCAGACAACTGCTGGTCAGACTACTGGTCAGACAACTGGTGAAGATTCCCACATTTCACAGACAGAAGAGAGACAGCCGTCTGAAAACAAGACCCCTGTAGCAAGTATTTCACAAGAGGACAAAACAATTGAAGAACAACCTACAGTAGTCCTATCACAGGAAGAGAAGCAACAAGATGAGAATACCAAACAGGAAGGTGAAGAGAAGATGGATacagatgatgatgaggatCGAGAAATGAAGGAGGAACTAGAAAATTTAAAACCGAGTGAAACATCTAAACTGGAGACAGCTAAATCAGAAGAAGATAGAAAAATTGATGATGTTACTGAAACGGAATTGTTACAAGAAGTAGCAGAAACGAAAGAGGAAATAAAAGATGTCACTAAAACAGAAGAAAAAGAGGAAATAAAAGATATTGCTGAAACAGAATTGGAACAAAAAGTAGAAGATAAAGAGGAAGTAAACGATACCACTATAACAGAATTGGTACCAGAAGCAGAAGTGAAAGAGGAAGTAAAAGATGTCGCTGGAACAGAATTGGTACCAGAAGCAGAAGTGAAAGAGGAAGTAAAAGATACCACTGAAACAGAATTGGTACCAGAAGCAGAAGTGGAAGCAAAAGATACCACTGAAACTGAATTGGTACCACAAGCAGAAGAGAAAGAGGAAGTAAAAGATGTCGCTGAAACGGAATTGGTACCAGAAGAAAAAGAGGAAATAAAAGATGCCACTGAAACAGAATTGGCACCAGAAGCAAAAGAGAAAGAGGAAAGCATTCCAGCTGAAAAGCAAGCAGAGACTTCTGAAAAGATATCAAACCACCAAGTAACTGGATCACAAGAAAATGTTACAGATGACATCACCAAGACTGATGAAACAAAGCAGGAGACAGAAGTTGAAGAAGTAGCAGCAGAAAACCAGAATAATGAGACAAATATGCAACAGGATGATAAATCTACTGAACCATCTCCTAAGTCTTCTAACATCAGTGAAACATCAGCAAAG GTGGATGCCCCTCCCCCAGCTGCACAAGAAACAAAGAATGAAGAAGAGGAAGAAATAGATATTGACCTGAATGACCCAAAGGTCGCTGATGCAACAGTCAAAATTCAAGCTGGGTTTAAAG GTATGATGGCAAGAAAAGCAATGAAGAAAGATGGCGGGACTGAGGAGGAAGCGAAACCAAACGATACAACTGATGCAAAAGAGAACTGA
- the LOC140056821 gene encoding uncharacterized protein isoform X4 codes for MSVPFSNTKLRVPRGFQNLLEGLAREVLRNQPDNIYAFSAVYFDNLLKIREEQGIDPADVGAKHEDRYYNNKAFEKGNNIGDVSDPQQQAAATKIQSGVRMNQAQAKAEELKAEENKTEESDVTKQMSEEDAALKIQSSFRGHEARKQVKALKEQQAEGTEEKEKVKEEPEEEEVIDIDLNDPEVAKAASKIQAGFRGHKKRKELKEASSDEKQTQQAEGPKEDAEGSPTSEVKESEQTTDKSSEKQEEEIDIDLNDPEVEKAAVKIQASFKGFKLRKEKKESESTTKIAEEESTTVETEKKEEEKMDPPAVAPQEEEVDIDLNDPEVEKAATKIQASFKGFKARKEMKKKDGEDEPAKETVEDQSVQDEPVEPSQDASDKPVEQPVDVPTEAAEDDEPSQDATEKPVEEQPVAVTDETTEPSQDATEKPVEKQPEAIPDETAEPSQDATEKPVEEQPVAVTDETTEPSQDATEKPVEKQPEAIPDETAEPSQDATEKPVDEQPVADETAEPSQDATETTVDQVSEHSLQSTGQTTAGQTTAGQTTAGQTTGQTTGEDSHISQTEERQPSENKTPVASISQEDKTIEEQPTVVLSQEEKQQDENTKQEGEEKMDTDDDEDREMKEELENLKPSETSKLETAKSEEDRKIDDVTETELLQEVAETKEEIKDVTKTEEKEEIKDIAETELEQKVEDKEEVNDTTITELVPEAEVKEEVKDVAGTELVPEAEVKEEVKDTTETELVPEAEVEAKDTTETELVPQAEEKEEVKDVAETELVPEEKEEIKDATETELAPEAKEKEESIPAEKQAETSEKISNHQVTGSQENVTDDITKTDETKQETEVEEVAAENQNNETNMQQDDKSTEPSPKSSNISETSAKVDAPPPAAQETKNEEEEEIDIDLNDPKVADATVKIQAGFKGMMARKAMKKDGGTEEEAKPNDTTDAKEN; via the exons GGTAACAACATTGGAGATGTGAGTGACCCTCAGCAACAAGCAGCAGCCACTAAGATCCAGAGTGGTGTGCGAATGAACCAAGCACAGGCAAAGGCTGAAGAACTTAAAGCAGAAGAAAACAAGACCGAAGAGAGTGACGTCACTAAGCAAATGTCAGAAGAAGATGCTGCCCTCAAGATTCAGTCTTCGTTCCGAGGCCATGAGGCAAGAAAACAGGTCAAAGCTTTGAA AGAACAACAAGCAGAAGGAACTGAAGAAAAGGAAAAAGTAAAGGAAGAACCTGAGGAAGAAGAAGTAATTGACATAGACTTGAATGATCCAGAAGTTGCAAAGGCAGCATCCAAGATTCAGGCTGGATTTAGAGGCCACAAGAAAAGAAAAGAACTGAAAGAg GCATCAAGTGACGAGAAACAAACACAACAAGCAGAAGGACCTAAAGAGGACGCCGAAGGATCACCAACGAGCGAGGTAAAAGAAAGTGAGCAGACAACAGACAAATCAAGCGAGAAACAAGAAGAAGAAATTGACATAGACTTGAATGATCCAGAAGTGGAGAAAGCTGCTGTAAAAATCCAGGCATCTTTCAAG GGGTTCAAACTAAGAAAAGAGAAGAAAGAAAGTGAAAGTACCACAAAGATTGCAGAAGAGGAATCAACGACTGTTGAAAcggaaaagaaagaagaagaaaaaatg GATCCACCCGCAGTGGCACCGCAAGAAGAGGAGGTTGACATTGATCTAAATGATCCAGAGGTAGAAAAGGCTGCTACCAAAATCCAAGCATCATTCAAAGGATTTAAAGCAAGGaaagaaatgaaaaagaaaGATGGAGAAGACGAACCAGCAAAAGAG ACTGTAGAGGACCAGTCAGTACAGGATGAACCAGTAGAACCTTCGCAGGATGCATCTGATAAG CCTGTGGAACAACCAGTTGATGTACCAACTGAAGCTGCGGAAGATGATGAACCTTCCCAGGATGCAACTGAAAAG CCTGTAGAAGAACAACCAGTGGCAGTTACAGATGAAACAACAGAACCTTCCCAGGATGCAACTGAAAAG CCTGTAGAAAAACAACCAGAGGCCATTCCAGATGAAACAGCAGAACCTTCCCAGGATGCAACGGAAAAG CCTGTAGAAGAACAACCAGTGGCAGTTACAGATGAAACAACAGAACCTTCCCAGGATGCAACTGAAAAG CCTGTAGAAAAACAACCAGAGGCCATTCCAGATGAAACAGCAGAACCTTCCCAGGATGCAACGGAAAAG CCTGTAGATGAACAACCAGTGGCTGATGAAACAGCAGAACCTTCCCAGGATGCAACTGAAACG ACAGTTGATCAGGTCTCGGAGCATTCACTTCAATCTACTGGTCAGACAACTGCTGGTCAGACAACTGCTGGTCAGACAACTGCTGGTCAGACTACTGGTCAGACAACTGGTGAAGATTCCCACATTTCACAGACAGAAGAGAGACAGCCGTCTGAAAACAAGACCCCTGTAGCAAGTATTTCACAAGAGGACAAAACAATTGAAGAACAACCTACAGTAGTCCTATCACAGGAAGAGAAGCAACAAGATGAGAATACCAAACAGGAAGGTGAAGAGAAGATGGATacagatgatgatgaggatCGAGAAATGAAGGAGGAACTAGAAAATTTAAAACCGAGTGAAACATCTAAACTGGAGACAGCTAAATCAGAAGAAGATAGAAAAATTGATGATGTTACTGAAACGGAATTGTTACAAGAAGTAGCAGAAACGAAAGAGGAAATAAAAGATGTCACTAAAACAGAAGAAAAAGAGGAAATAAAAGATATTGCTGAAACAGAATTGGAACAAAAAGTAGAAGATAAAGAGGAAGTAAACGATACCACTATAACAGAATTGGTACCAGAAGCAGAAGTGAAAGAGGAAGTAAAAGATGTCGCTGGAACAGAATTGGTACCAGAAGCAGAAGTGAAAGAGGAAGTAAAAGATACCACTGAAACAGAATTGGTACCAGAAGCAGAAGTGGAAGCAAAAGATACCACTGAAACTGAATTGGTACCACAAGCAGAAGAGAAAGAGGAAGTAAAAGATGTCGCTGAAACGGAATTGGTACCAGAAGAAAAAGAGGAAATAAAAGATGCCACTGAAACAGAATTGGCACCAGAAGCAAAAGAGAAAGAGGAAAGCATTCCAGCTGAAAAGCAAGCAGAGACTTCTGAAAAGATATCAAACCACCAAGTAACTGGATCACAAGAAAATGTTACAGATGACATCACCAAGACTGATGAAACAAAGCAGGAGACAGAAGTTGAAGAAGTAGCAGCAGAAAACCAGAATAATGAGACAAATATGCAACAGGATGATAAATCTACTGAACCATCTCCTAAGTCTTCTAACATCAGTGAAACATCAGCAAAG GTGGATGCCCCTCCCCCAGCTGCACAAGAAACAAAGAATGAAGAAGAGGAAGAAATAGATATTGACCTGAATGACCCAAAGGTCGCTGATGCAACAGTCAAAATTCAAGCTGGGTTTAAAG GTATGATGGCAAGAAAAGCAATGAAGAAAGATGGCGGGACTGAGGAGGAAGCGAAACCAAACGATACAACTGATGCAAAAGAGAACTGA
- the LOC140056821 gene encoding uncharacterized protein isoform X7, with protein sequence MSVPFSNTKLRVPRGFQNLLEGLAREVLRNQPDNIYAFSAVYFDNLLKIREEQGIDPADVGAKHEDRYYNNKAFEKGNNIGDVSDPQQQAAATKIQSGVRMNQAQAKAEELKAEENKTEESDVTKQMSEEDAALKIQSSFRGHEARKQVKALKEQQAEGTEEKEKVKEEPEEEEVIDIDLNDPEVAKAASKIQAGFRGHKKRKELKEASSDEKQTQQAEGPKEDAEGSPTSEVKESEQTTDKSSEKQEEEIDIDLNDPEVEKAAVKIQASFKGFKLRKEKKESESTTKIAEEESTTVETEKKEEEKMDPPAVAPQEEEVDIDLNDPEVEKAATKIQASFKGFKARKEMKKKDGEDEPAKETVEDQSVQDEPVEPSQDASDKPVEQPVDVPTEAAEDDEPSQDATEKPVEKQPEAIPDETAEPSQDATEKPVEEQPVAVTDETTEPSQDATEKPVEKQPEAIPDETAEPSQDATEKPVDEQPVADETAEPSQDATETTVDQVSEHSLQSTGQTTAGQTTAGQTTAGQTTGQTTGEDSHISQTEERQPSENKTPVASISQEDKTIEEQPTVVLSQEEKQQDENTKQEGEEKMDTDDDEDREMKEELENLKPSETSKLETAKSEEDRKIDDVTETELLQEVAETKEEIKDVTKTEEKEEIKDIAETELEQKVEDKEEVNDTTITELVPEAEVKEEVKDVAGTELVPEAEVKEEVKDTTETELVPEAEVEAKDTTETELVPQAEEKEEVKDVAETELVPEEKEEIKDATETELAPEAKEKEESIPAEKQAETSEKISNHQVTGSQENVTDDITKTDETKQETEVEEVAAENQNNETNMQQDDKSTEPSPKSSNISETSAKVDAPPPAAQETKNEEEEEIDIDLNDPKVADATVKIQAGFKGMMARKAMKKDGGTEEEAKPNDTTDAKEN encoded by the exons GGTAACAACATTGGAGATGTGAGTGACCCTCAGCAACAAGCAGCAGCCACTAAGATCCAGAGTGGTGTGCGAATGAACCAAGCACAGGCAAAGGCTGAAGAACTTAAAGCAGAAGAAAACAAGACCGAAGAGAGTGACGTCACTAAGCAAATGTCAGAAGAAGATGCTGCCCTCAAGATTCAGTCTTCGTTCCGAGGCCATGAGGCAAGAAAACAGGTCAAAGCTTTGAA AGAACAACAAGCAGAAGGAACTGAAGAAAAGGAAAAAGTAAAGGAAGAACCTGAGGAAGAAGAAGTAATTGACATAGACTTGAATGATCCAGAAGTTGCAAAGGCAGCATCCAAGATTCAGGCTGGATTTAGAGGCCACAAGAAAAGAAAAGAACTGAAAGAg GCATCAAGTGACGAGAAACAAACACAACAAGCAGAAGGACCTAAAGAGGACGCCGAAGGATCACCAACGAGCGAGGTAAAAGAAAGTGAGCAGACAACAGACAAATCAAGCGAGAAACAAGAAGAAGAAATTGACATAGACTTGAATGATCCAGAAGTGGAGAAAGCTGCTGTAAAAATCCAGGCATCTTTCAAG GGGTTCAAACTAAGAAAAGAGAAGAAAGAAAGTGAAAGTACCACAAAGATTGCAGAAGAGGAATCAACGACTGTTGAAAcggaaaagaaagaagaagaaaaaatg GATCCACCCGCAGTGGCACCGCAAGAAGAGGAGGTTGACATTGATCTAAATGATCCAGAGGTAGAAAAGGCTGCTACCAAAATCCAAGCATCATTCAAAGGATTTAAAGCAAGGaaagaaatgaaaaagaaaGATGGAGAAGACGAACCAGCAAAAGAG ACTGTAGAGGACCAGTCAGTACAGGATGAACCAGTAGAACCTTCGCAGGATGCATCTGATAAG CCTGTGGAACAACCAGTTGATGTACCAACTGAAGCTGCGGAAGATGATGAACCTTCCCAGGATGCAACTGAAAAG CCTGTAGAAAAACAACCAGAGGCCATTCCAGATGAAACAGCAGAACCTTCCCAGGATGCAACGGAAAAG CCTGTAGAAGAACAACCAGTGGCAGTTACAGATGAAACAACAGAACCTTCCCAGGATGCAACTGAAAAG CCTGTAGAAAAACAACCAGAGGCCATTCCAGATGAAACAGCAGAACCTTCCCAGGATGCAACGGAAAAG CCTGTAGATGAACAACCAGTGGCTGATGAAACAGCAGAACCTTCCCAGGATGCAACTGAAACG ACAGTTGATCAGGTCTCGGAGCATTCACTTCAATCTACTGGTCAGACAACTGCTGGTCAGACAACTGCTGGTCAGACAACTGCTGGTCAGACTACTGGTCAGACAACTGGTGAAGATTCCCACATTTCACAGACAGAAGAGAGACAGCCGTCTGAAAACAAGACCCCTGTAGCAAGTATTTCACAAGAGGACAAAACAATTGAAGAACAACCTACAGTAGTCCTATCACAGGAAGAGAAGCAACAAGATGAGAATACCAAACAGGAAGGTGAAGAGAAGATGGATacagatgatgatgaggatCGAGAAATGAAGGAGGAACTAGAAAATTTAAAACCGAGTGAAACATCTAAACTGGAGACAGCTAAATCAGAAGAAGATAGAAAAATTGATGATGTTACTGAAACGGAATTGTTACAAGAAGTAGCAGAAACGAAAGAGGAAATAAAAGATGTCACTAAAACAGAAGAAAAAGAGGAAATAAAAGATATTGCTGAAACAGAATTGGAACAAAAAGTAGAAGATAAAGAGGAAGTAAACGATACCACTATAACAGAATTGGTACCAGAAGCAGAAGTGAAAGAGGAAGTAAAAGATGTCGCTGGAACAGAATTGGTACCAGAAGCAGAAGTGAAAGAGGAAGTAAAAGATACCACTGAAACAGAATTGGTACCAGAAGCAGAAGTGGAAGCAAAAGATACCACTGAAACTGAATTGGTACCACAAGCAGAAGAGAAAGAGGAAGTAAAAGATGTCGCTGAAACGGAATTGGTACCAGAAGAAAAAGAGGAAATAAAAGATGCCACTGAAACAGAATTGGCACCAGAAGCAAAAGAGAAAGAGGAAAGCATTCCAGCTGAAAAGCAAGCAGAGACTTCTGAAAAGATATCAAACCACCAAGTAACTGGATCACAAGAAAATGTTACAGATGACATCACCAAGACTGATGAAACAAAGCAGGAGACAGAAGTTGAAGAAGTAGCAGCAGAAAACCAGAATAATGAGACAAATATGCAACAGGATGATAAATCTACTGAACCATCTCCTAAGTCTTCTAACATCAGTGAAACATCAGCAAAG GTGGATGCCCCTCCCCCAGCTGCACAAGAAACAAAGAATGAAGAAGAGGAAGAAATAGATATTGACCTGAATGACCCAAAGGTCGCTGATGCAACAGTCAAAATTCAAGCTGGGTTTAAAG GTATGATGGCAAGAAAAGCAATGAAGAAAGATGGCGGGACTGAGGAGGAAGCGAAACCAAACGATACAACTGATGCAAAAGAGAACTGA
- the LOC140056821 gene encoding uncharacterized protein isoform X10 — translation MSVPFSNTKLRVPRGFQNLLEGLAREVLRNQPDNIYAFSAVYFDNLLKIREEQGIDPADVGAKHEDRYYNNKAFEKGNNIGDVSDPQQQAAATKIQSGVRMNQAQAKAEELKAEENKTEESDVTKQMSEEDAALKIQSSFRGHEARKQVKALKEQQAEGTEEKEKVKEEPEEEEVIDIDLNDPEVAKAASKIQAGFRGHKKRKELKEASSDEKQTQQAEGPKEDAEGSPTSEVKESEQTTDKSSEKQEEEIDIDLNDPEVEKAAVKIQASFKGFKLRKEKKESESTTKIAEEESTTVETEKKEEEKMDPPAVAPQEEEVDIDLNDPEVEKAATKIQASFKGFKARKEMKKKDGEDEPAKETVDQVSEHSLQSTGQTTAGQTTAGQTTAGQTTGQTTGEDSHISQTEERQPSENKTPVASISQEDKTIEEQPTVVLSQEEKQQDENTKQEGEEKMDTDDDEDREMKEELENLKPSETSKLETAKSEEDRKIDDVTETELLQEVAETKEEIKDVTKTEEKEEIKDIAETELEQKVEDKEEVNDTTITELVPEAEVKEEVKDVAGTELVPEAEVKEEVKDTTETELVPEAEVEAKDTTETELVPQAEEKEEVKDVAETELVPEEKEEIKDATETELAPEAKEKEESIPAEKQAETSEKISNHQVTGSQENVTDDITKTDETKQETEVEEVAAENQNNETNMQQDDKSTEPSPKSSNISETSAKVDAPPPAAQETKNEEEEEIDIDLNDPKVADATVKIQAGFKGMMARKAMKKDGGTEEEAKPNDTTDAKEN, via the exons GGTAACAACATTGGAGATGTGAGTGACCCTCAGCAACAAGCAGCAGCCACTAAGATCCAGAGTGGTGTGCGAATGAACCAAGCACAGGCAAAGGCTGAAGAACTTAAAGCAGAAGAAAACAAGACCGAAGAGAGTGACGTCACTAAGCAAATGTCAGAAGAAGATGCTGCCCTCAAGATTCAGTCTTCGTTCCGAGGCCATGAGGCAAGAAAACAGGTCAAAGCTTTGAA AGAACAACAAGCAGAAGGAACTGAAGAAAAGGAAAAAGTAAAGGAAGAACCTGAGGAAGAAGAAGTAATTGACATAGACTTGAATGATCCAGAAGTTGCAAAGGCAGCATCCAAGATTCAGGCTGGATTTAGAGGCCACAAGAAAAGAAAAGAACTGAAAGAg GCATCAAGTGACGAGAAACAAACACAACAAGCAGAAGGACCTAAAGAGGACGCCGAAGGATCACCAACGAGCGAGGTAAAAGAAAGTGAGCAGACAACAGACAAATCAAGCGAGAAACAAGAAGAAGAAATTGACATAGACTTGAATGATCCAGAAGTGGAGAAAGCTGCTGTAAAAATCCAGGCATCTTTCAAG GGGTTCAAACTAAGAAAAGAGAAGAAAGAAAGTGAAAGTACCACAAAGATTGCAGAAGAGGAATCAACGACTGTTGAAAcggaaaagaaagaagaagaaaaaatg GATCCACCCGCAGTGGCACCGCAAGAAGAGGAGGTTGACATTGATCTAAATGATCCAGAGGTAGAAAAGGCTGCTACCAAAATCCAAGCATCATTCAAAGGATTTAAAGCAAGGaaagaaatgaaaaagaaaGATGGAGAAGACGAACCAGCAAAAGAG ACAGTTGATCAGGTCTCGGAGCATTCACTTCAATCTACTGGTCAGACAACTGCTGGTCAGACAACTGCTGGTCAGACAACTGCTGGTCAGACTACTGGTCAGACAACTGGTGAAGATTCCCACATTTCACAGACAGAAGAGAGACAGCCGTCTGAAAACAAGACCCCTGTAGCAAGTATTTCACAAGAGGACAAAACAATTGAAGAACAACCTACAGTAGTCCTATCACAGGAAGAGAAGCAACAAGATGAGAATACCAAACAGGAAGGTGAAGAGAAGATGGATacagatgatgatgaggatCGAGAAATGAAGGAGGAACTAGAAAATTTAAAACCGAGTGAAACATCTAAACTGGAGACAGCTAAATCAGAAGAAGATAGAAAAATTGATGATGTTACTGAAACGGAATTGTTACAAGAAGTAGCAGAAACGAAAGAGGAAATAAAAGATGTCACTAAAACAGAAGAAAAAGAGGAAATAAAAGATATTGCTGAAACAGAATTGGAACAAAAAGTAGAAGATAAAGAGGAAGTAAACGATACCACTATAACAGAATTGGTACCAGAAGCAGAAGTGAAAGAGGAAGTAAAAGATGTCGCTGGAACAGAATTGGTACCAGAAGCAGAAGTGAAAGAGGAAGTAAAAGATACCACTGAAACAGAATTGGTACCAGAAGCAGAAGTGGAAGCAAAAGATACCACTGAAACTGAATTGGTACCACAAGCAGAAGAGAAAGAGGAAGTAAAAGATGTCGCTGAAACGGAATTGGTACCAGAAGAAAAAGAGGAAATAAAAGATGCCACTGAAACAGAATTGGCACCAGAAGCAAAAGAGAAAGAGGAAAGCATTCCAGCTGAAAAGCAAGCAGAGACTTCTGAAAAGATATCAAACCACCAAGTAACTGGATCACAAGAAAATGTTACAGATGACATCACCAAGACTGATGAAACAAAGCAGGAGACAGAAGTTGAAGAAGTAGCAGCAGAAAACCAGAATAATGAGACAAATATGCAACAGGATGATAAATCTACTGAACCATCTCCTAAGTCTTCTAACATCAGTGAAACATCAGCAAAG GTGGATGCCCCTCCCCCAGCTGCACAAGAAACAAAGAATGAAGAAGAGGAAGAAATAGATATTGACCTGAATGACCCAAAGGTCGCTGATGCAACAGTCAAAATTCAAGCTGGGTTTAAAG GTATGATGGCAAGAAAAGCAATGAAGAAAGATGGCGGGACTGAGGAGGAAGCGAAACCAAACGATACAACTGATGCAAAAGAGAACTGA